A stretch of Dyella sp. BiH032 DNA encodes these proteins:
- a CDS encoding NAD-dependent epimerase gives MRILVTGTAGFVGSALAERLLARGDEVYGLDNHNDYYDPSLKEARLARFASHPRYTHLRADLADDAAVKRAFETFQPQRVVNLAAQAGVRYSLKNPEAYVQSNLVGFTHILEACRHHRVEHLVYASSSSVYGANRKLPFAVEDPVDHPVSLYAASKKANELMAHTYSHLFGLPTTGLRFFTVYGPWGRPDMSPMLFADRISRGEPIDVFNFGHHSRDFTYIDDIVEGVIRTLDHIAQPDPAYDAQHPTPGTSQAPYRVYNIGNDQPVQLLRFIELMEQNLGRTAEKRLLPMQPGDVPDTWADVSALRKDVGYAPNTSIEEGVKRFVAWYREYHGVA, from the coding sequence ATGCGCATTCTGGTCACCGGAACCGCCGGCTTCGTGGGCTCCGCCCTGGCGGAGCGCCTTCTCGCCCGAGGCGACGAGGTATACGGCCTCGACAACCATAACGACTACTACGATCCATCCCTCAAGGAAGCCAGGCTCGCCCGCTTTGCTTCCCACCCGCGTTACACCCATCTTCGGGCCGACCTGGCCGACGACGCCGCGGTCAAGCGGGCCTTCGAGACGTTCCAGCCCCAACGCGTGGTCAATCTGGCCGCCCAGGCGGGCGTGCGTTACTCACTGAAGAACCCGGAGGCCTACGTCCAGAGCAACCTGGTCGGCTTCACCCACATCCTGGAGGCCTGCCGCCACCATCGCGTGGAGCATCTGGTCTACGCCTCGTCCAGCTCGGTCTACGGCGCCAACCGCAAATTGCCGTTCGCCGTGGAGGACCCCGTCGACCACCCGGTGAGCCTTTATGCCGCCAGCAAAAAGGCCAACGAGCTGATGGCGCATACCTATAGCCACCTGTTCGGCTTGCCCACCACTGGCCTCCGCTTCTTCACCGTCTACGGCCCGTGGGGACGGCCGGACATGTCGCCGATGCTGTTCGCCGACCGCATCAGCCGCGGCGAGCCGATCGACGTGTTCAATTTCGGCCATCACAGCCGCGACTTCACGTATATCGACGACATCGTGGAAGGGGTGATCCGCACGCTGGACCACATCGCGCAACCCGACCCCGCCTATGACGCGCAGCATCCGACGCCAGGCACGTCACAGGCGCCTTACCGCGTCTACAACATCGGCAACGACCAGCCCGTGCAGCTGCTGCGCTTCATCGAACTGATGGAGCAGAACCTGGGCCGCACGGCGGAAAAACGTCTGCTACCCATGCAGCCGGGAGACGTGCCTGACACCTGGGCCGACGTATCCGCCTTGCGGAAAGACGTGGGTTACGCGCCCAACACCTCCATCGAGGAGGGCGTCAAACGCTTCGTGGCCTGGTATCGCGAGTACCACGGAGTCGCATGA
- a CDS encoding CopD family protein, producing MMAYLWIKSLHLLFVMAWVASVFYLPRVLVNIAEAGSEPATRARLELMGIRLYRFGHSMFGLAFLFGLTLWQGWRVFPGRLPNFGEAGWLHAKLGLVVLLLAYYIWSGRLVKRSAKGGSLPSARTLRIMNELPVFVLLGIIFLVIAKPF from the coding sequence GTGATGGCCTATTTGTGGATCAAGAGTCTGCACCTGCTGTTCGTGATGGCCTGGGTGGCGTCAGTCTTCTACCTGCCCCGGGTACTAGTGAACATCGCCGAGGCAGGCAGCGAGCCGGCGACGCGAGCACGCCTGGAGCTGATGGGAATCCGGCTGTACCGCTTCGGACACAGCATGTTCGGCCTGGCGTTCCTGTTCGGCCTGACCCTGTGGCAGGGATGGCGGGTATTCCCCGGACGGTTGCCGAATTTCGGCGAGGCCGGCTGGTTGCATGCCAAGCTGGGGCTGGTCGTGCTGTTGCTCGCCTATTACATCTGGAGCGGGCGGTTGGTGAAGCGCAGTGCGAAAGGCGGCTCGCTGCCGAGTGCGCGCACGCTCCGCATCATGAACGAGCTGCCGGTCTTCGTCCTGCTTGGCATTATCTTCTTGGTGATCGCCAAACCGTTCTGA